GTCGATCTCAAGGAGAAGGGCTCCGCCCTGCACGACGCCACCGTCGTGGGCGACACCGTCGGCGATCCTTTCAAGGACACCAGCAGCGTGGCCATGAACCCCATCATCAAGTTCACCACGCTGTTCGGCCTGCTCGCCGTGGAGCTCGCCATCACGCTGTCGCGGGAGACCAGCGCGGTCCTCGCCGCGATCTTCTTCGCCATCACGCTGTTCTTCGTGTGGCGCTCCTTCTACGGCATGCGCATCCACTCGGGCCAAACCCCCGAGGCGTCCACCCCCGCCAAGGCGGAGCCCACTCCCGCAGAGTGAGCCCCACCCCGGCCAAGGCGGAGCCCACTCCCGCAGAGTGAGCCTCCCGCCCGCGCCGCGCACAGGGCGTCGGCGTGGCCGCAGTGAAACCGGGCCAGTCTCTCCTCCCCGAGAGACTGGCCCTTCTTCTTTTGTTGTCGGTCCGCCGCGGAACCACCCTCCACCAAAGCGCGGCTCGTAAACGCTCGTCGCCCTCCCCGAAAATACGCCACGAGCCATCTTTCGTGTGCCGGCCACCTTCTCGCCGCGGCCCACCGTGCTTTCGCACTCGCATCCGCGTGCGTCCCCGCTTCACAAAAAGAAGTCGCCGCGCGCTCCGTGAGGGGACGGGAAGAGCGCGCGGCGACCGAAGGCGTGAAGGCGTGAAGGCGTGGGGACTGACGCTCAGCGCTTTTCGATCGGCTCTCCGAGCTCGTTCGCGGGGCGCAACAGGTTCAGCGGCAAGCGGAAGTAGCGGTGGCCGTTCTCCGCGGGAGGCGGCAAGTGGCCCGCGTCGATGTTCACCTGGACGGACTGAAACAGGAGCTTGGGGGCGGCGAGGGTCGCGTCCCGCGCGGTGCGCATCTGGATGAACTGCTCCCGCGTCGTCTTGGCGGAAAGCTGCGGGTTTCGCTCCTTTTCCTTGGCGACGGTGCTCTCCCACGCCGGCTCTCGGCCGCCGGGCATGTAGTCGTGGCCGACGAACACCCGCGTCGCGTCCGGCAGGGCGTAGATCTTCTGCATCGAGTCGTACATCGCCTCGGCGCTGCCCGCCGGGAAGTCGCAACGGCCGGTGCCGTAGTCGTCCATGAACAACAGATCGCCGGTGAAGATGGCGTCACCGATCTTGAAGGTGACGCACGCCGGCGTGTGCCCGGGCGTGGCGATCACCTCGACCCGGAGCGTTCCGGCTTCCAGCGTCTCGCCGTCGGAAAGCAGTCGATCG
This window of the Polyangiaceae bacterium genome carries:
- a CDS encoding MBL fold metallo-hydrolase, with protein sequence MQIKGFFDDRTYTVTFVVWDESSRDAVVIDPVLDYDPVGSFTFTESVNQVSDFVRDEKLRLRWVLETHAHADHLSASQLLKKRFEAPVAIGENIKTVQKTFKGLFGLDDGFATDGSQFDRLLSDGETLEAGTLRVEVIATPGHTPACVTFKIGDAIFTGDLLFMDDYGTGRCDFPAGSAEAMYDSMQKIYALPDATRVFVGHDYMPGGREPAWESTVAKEKERNPQLSAKTTREQFIQMRTARDATLAAPKLLFQSVQVNIDAGHLPPPAENGHRYFRLPLNLLRPANELGEPIEKR